One window of the Acaryochloris thomasi RCC1774 genome contains the following:
- a CDS encoding AAA family ATPase, producing MSISQQRLHKLEIIKLKNVRDVCISFENKNITGILGPNGYGKSTILHALACCFQPPNQGQEDYKFSDFFLPSPDALWAGSELRLVHTYRQSSQLHEGVEQVYGKSSDRWKPIYKRRPTRNVHYFGVDSCVPLIESEKRNVKINYSTENLSEDIITTILEKASYCLNRKYTAYNIHKHGKGRRFIGVEANGIRYSALSMSAGEQKMFLLL from the coding sequence ATGTCGATTTCTCAACAACGATTACATAAGCTAGAGATAATCAAGCTAAAGAATGTTAGAGACGTTTGTATTTCATTTGAAAACAAAAATATAACTGGCATTCTTGGTCCAAACGGTTATGGAAAGTCGACTATTCTTCATGCGCTTGCCTGTTGTTTCCAGCCACCAAATCAAGGACAAGAAGACTATAAATTCAGTGATTTTTTTCTGCCAAGCCCTGATGCATTATGGGCAGGTAGTGAACTAAGATTAGTTCATACTTATCGTCAATCCTCTCAACTGCACGAAGGTGTGGAGCAAGTCTACGGAAAGAGCAGCGATCGGTGGAAACCAATATATAAAAGAAGGCCAACAAGGAATGTACATTATTTTGGTGTGGACAGTTGTGTCCCACTCATCGAATCAGAAAAACGAAATGTAAAAATCAATTACTCAACCGAGAACTTAAGTGAAGATATTATTACTACAATCTTAGAGAAAGCCTCGTATTGTCTTAATCGGAAATATACAGCTTATAATATTCATAAGCATGGCAAAGGGAGAAGGTTTATTGGCGTTGAAGCTAATGGAATTAGATACTCTGCACTAAGCATGAGTGCTGGAGAACAGAAAATGTTCTTGTTGCTATAA